In a genomic window of Feifania hominis:
- a CDS encoding AraC family transcriptional regulator — MSVSHLSLVSVQPFLMAASAGTYCELQHSRDHFLTEISCFELARHTQVKLVPDCFSSLLLRCGGDFDPVMAAPADAPERSLDLPQGAYYCVRFTPLSSYALYRVLGGMREFSGRVLDARAIFPDIGELCRSLSGEPVRAQARRAINAYFDTKLRHSPIDPVVHRAISDIIVSNGSITGAGLSAACGLSSRQLYNIFRGRVGLSPKSFSRALRFQNALYRLVKPTDVPFTPYEFNYYDQSHFLHEFKACCGMLPAQLLALLGGC; from the coding sequence ATGAGCGTCTCGCATCTCAGCCTGGTCTCCGTACAGCCGTTTCTCATGGCCGCCTCCGCTGGAACCTACTGCGAGCTGCAGCACTCCCGTGACCATTTTCTAACGGAGATCTCCTGCTTTGAACTGGCCCGGCACACGCAGGTGAAGCTGGTGCCCGACTGCTTTTCGTCGCTGCTGCTGCGCTGCGGCGGGGACTTTGACCCCGTGATGGCGGCGCCCGCCGATGCGCCGGAGCGCAGTCTCGATCTGCCGCAGGGGGCCTATTACTGCGTGCGTTTTACTCCCCTCTCCTCCTACGCGCTCTATCGGGTTCTGGGCGGTATGCGGGAGTTCTCCGGCCGGGTTCTCGACGCGCGGGCCATATTCCCGGATATCGGCGAGCTGTGCCGGTCCCTGTCCGGAGAGCCTGTTCGTGCACAGGCGCGCAGGGCGATCAACGCCTACTTTGACACAAAGCTCCGGCATTCGCCCATTGACCCCGTCGTGCACAGGGCCATTTCGGACATCATCGTATCAAACGGCTCGATTACGGGCGCCGGTCTCTCCGCCGCCTGTGGGCTGTCGTCGCGCCAGCTCTACAACATCTTTCGCGGGCGCGTCGGCCTGAGCCCCAAGAGCTTTTCCCGCGCACTGCGCTTTCAAAATGCCCTCTACCGGCTGGTAAAGCCGACAGACGTCCCCTTTACCCCGTACGAATTCAACTACTACGACCAGTCGCATTTTCTGCATGAGTTCAAAGCCTGCTGCGGGATGCTCCCCGCCCAGCTTCTGGCGCTACTGGGCGGCTGCTGA
- a CDS encoding transketolase family protein, translated as MREMALREALTQTLETLAQRRGDLVVLTSDATGSASLDGFAERCPERLIEMGIAEQNEISVAAGLSTCGFTPFVCAPAAFLTTRALEQLKVDVDYSDTNVKIIGISGGVSYGATGATHHATSDLAGTLGLDRLTVLLPADAVQMAALVQQMADTWGPFYVRIGRNPVPVLYGEGESFPIGKAKLLRDGEDLTILSAGEVLFHALQAAEILAARGISARVLDLYSVKPIDTEAILTAARQTGRLLVAEEHNTKGGIGSLVCQIVAGTCCGVPVRCLGIPTGHAIAGTSAELFHYYGLDAEGIARAAQTLVGAPTPLSAAAQ; from the coding sequence ATGAGAGAAATGGCACTCAGAGAGGCCCTGACGCAAACTCTCGAGACGTTGGCGCAGCGGCGCGGCGACCTGGTTGTGCTGACCTCCGATGCGACCGGCTCGGCGAGCCTTGACGGGTTTGCAGAGCGCTGCCCGGAGCGGCTCATTGAAATGGGAATCGCCGAGCAAAACGAGATCTCGGTTGCGGCGGGCCTCTCCACCTGTGGATTTACGCCGTTCGTCTGCGCGCCGGCGGCCTTTCTGACCACCCGGGCACTTGAGCAGCTCAAAGTGGATGTGGACTACTCCGACACCAACGTCAAGATCATTGGAATCAGCGGCGGTGTGAGCTACGGCGCGACCGGAGCCACTCACCATGCGACGTCCGATCTGGCGGGCACATTGGGACTGGACCGGCTGACGGTTCTGCTGCCGGCGGACGCGGTGCAGATGGCCGCGCTGGTGCAGCAGATGGCCGACACCTGGGGGCCGTTCTACGTTCGCATCGGGCGAAATCCCGTCCCAGTTCTCTATGGTGAGGGGGAGAGCTTTCCGATTGGAAAGGCAAAGCTGCTGCGCGACGGCGAGGATCTGACCATTCTCTCGGCGGGCGAGGTGCTCTTCCATGCGCTGCAGGCGGCCGAGATTCTCGCCGCGCGCGGAATCTCGGCGAGGGTGCTCGACCTGTACAGTGTAAAGCCGATTGATACCGAGGCCATTCTGACGGCGGCGCGGCAGACCGGGCGGCTTCTGGTCGCCGAAGAGCACAACACAAAGGGAGGCATCGGCTCGCTGGTCTGCCAGATTGTAGCGGGCACTTGCTGCGGCGTACCGGTCAGGTGCCTCGGTATTCCGACCGGCCATGCCATTGCGGGCACAAGCGCCGAGCTGTTTCACTACTATGGGCTTGACGCCGAGGGGATTGCGCGGGCCGCGCAGACACTTGTGGGGGCCCCGACCCCGCTTTCAGCAGCCGCCCAGTAG
- a CDS encoding transketolase — translation MELNDLKKKAVDVRAGALGLAHRSKGHIGGTLSSADLLTALYYHILRFDPAKPNDPDRDRFLLSKGHTCEAYLWILADCGYFPKAELQQFNAFGSKYISHPNNAISGVELNTGSLGHGLSLACGIALGAKLSGRSFNSYVLLGDGETDEGSVWEAALFASAKKLDNLYAIVDRNHFQITGPTEQVLPLEPYADKWRAFGFEVVQIDGNDMGQILGAFADLHGRKGAPKLIIADTVKGKGVSFMENNRKWHHGSLTDEQYRLALTELESTRKELEQ, via the coding sequence ATGGAGCTTAACGATTTAAAAAAGAAAGCGGTGGATGTGAGAGCGGGAGCCCTCGGCCTTGCCCACCGCTCCAAGGGACACATTGGCGGTACGCTGTCCAGCGCCGATCTTCTCACAGCCCTGTACTATCACATCCTGCGGTTCGACCCGGCAAAGCCAAACGACCCCGACCGGGACCGCTTCCTGCTCTCCAAGGGGCACACCTGTGAGGCCTACCTCTGGATTCTGGCGGACTGCGGCTATTTTCCGAAAGCCGAGCTGCAGCAGTTCAACGCATTCGGCTCAAAGTACATCTCCCACCCGAACAACGCCATCAGCGGTGTGGAGCTCAACACCGGTTCTCTGGGACACGGCCTGTCTCTGGCCTGCGGAATTGCTCTCGGGGCCAAGCTGTCGGGCAGGAGCTTTAACAGCTATGTTCTGCTGGGCGACGGCGAGACCGACGAGGGCTCCGTCTGGGAGGCGGCACTGTTCGCCTCGGCAAAAAAGCTCGACAATCTCTACGCAATTGTCGATCGCAATCACTTTCAGATCACCGGGCCCACCGAGCAGGTGCTGCCCCTTGAGCCCTATGCCGACAAGTGGCGTGCGTTCGGCTTTGAGGTGGTGCAGATCGACGGCAACGATATGGGCCAGATCCTGGGCGCCTTTGCCGACCTGCACGGCCGAAAGGGCGCGCCCAAGCTCATCATTGCCGACACCGTCAAGGGCAAGGGAGTCTCCTTTATGGAGAACAACAGAAAGTGGCACCACGGCTCGCTCACAGACGAGCAGTACCGCCTGGCGCTGACGGAGCTTGAAAGCACACGAAAGGAGCTGGAACAATGA
- a CDS encoding DeoR/GlpR family DNA-binding transcription regulator, whose translation MAKALRLMKIKELLTERGAIDTQTLCALTGVSKVTIRSDLIHLEEEGFLHRTYGGAVLRKDGNASDSAAAVPADSSEKMRRLAELGGVVQRHVASASWVMLGYGVTCREIARSLLNQNIRVVTGNIDAAVILSESSTVEIFIPGGYLRRHYNYLMLNGEWYQKALVGLTVDQAYIGVAGIDPSGFTVGDVLECQTLELIRKIAREVIVVIDSGKFDRTAFFRLGDLEYADTIITNDDIPDSYRELFREKNIRFLTPSSL comes from the coding sequence ATGGCCAAGGCCTTACGACTGATGAAAATCAAAGAGCTTCTCACCGAGCGGGGAGCGATCGATACGCAGACCCTCTGTGCGCTCACCGGCGTCTCCAAGGTCACCATCCGCAGCGATCTGATCCATCTGGAGGAGGAGGGGTTCCTCCACCGCACCTACGGCGGCGCTGTCCTGCGAAAGGACGGGAACGCCTCCGATTCTGCGGCAGCCGTGCCAGCTGACTCCAGTGAAAAGATGCGGCGTCTCGCCGAGCTCGGCGGTGTGGTGCAGCGGCATGTGGCGAGCGCGTCGTGGGTGATGCTCGGCTACGGCGTCACCTGCCGCGAAATAGCGAGAAGCCTGCTCAACCAGAACATTCGGGTCGTCACCGGCAACATCGACGCCGCCGTCATTCTCAGCGAGAGCAGCACGGTGGAGATCTTCATCCCCGGCGGCTATCTGCGCCGCCACTACAACTATCTCATGCTCAACGGTGAGTGGTATCAGAAAGCCCTCGTGGGGCTCACGGTGGACCAGGCCTACATCGGCGTCGCCGGCATCGACCCGTCCGGATTCACGGTCGGCGACGTGCTCGAGTGTCAGACGCTTGAGCTCATCCGCAAAATTGCCCGCGAGGTCATCGTTGTCATCGACTCGGGCAAGTTTGACCGCACCGCGTTCTTCCGGCTGGGAGATCTGGAGTATGCCGACACCATCATCACAAACGACGACATCCCCGACAGCTACCGCGAACTCTTCCGGGAGAAGAACATCCGTTTTCTGACCCCGTCCTCCCTCTAG
- a CDS encoding nitroreductase family protein produces MDALTCLMTRRSVRDFTGEPLSHEQLEELIRAGQQAPSGHNTQPWVFLSIRRRETLLRLVPLTPWWGLLENCGAAIVVCADTRVLGQKPMPREFLVHSCAAAMENMLLAAHAAGLGGVWLGMCPDAENYGEFCRILSVPTWARVVGMAAFGRPSTTPAPIARMDPGKWFEERFE; encoded by the coding sequence ATGGACGCTCTCACCTGTCTGATGACGCGCCGCAGCGTACGGGACTTTACCGGAGAGCCGCTCTCGCATGAGCAGCTCGAGGAACTCATTCGGGCGGGACAGCAGGCGCCGTCAGGTCACAATACACAGCCCTGGGTCTTTCTCAGCATCCGCCGGCGCGAGACGCTGCTGCGCCTTGTTCCTCTGACGCCCTGGTGGGGGCTGCTCGAGAACTGCGGCGCCGCAATCGTGGTATGTGCCGACACCAGAGTGCTCGGACAGAAGCCGATGCCCCGGGAGTTTCTGGTGCACAGCTGCGCTGCAGCCATGGAGAATATGCTTCTCGCAGCGCACGCGGCGGGCCTCGGCGGCGTCTGGCTCGGCATGTGCCCGGACGCGGAGAATTACGGGGAGTTTTGCCGCATTTTGTCCGTTCCGACGTGGGCCCGGGTGGTCGGCATGGCGGCCTTTGGCCGTCCCAGCACCACGCCGGCGCCGATCGCGCGCATGGATCCGGGCAAGTGGTTTGAGGAGCGATTCGAATAA
- a CDS encoding FGGY family carbohydrate kinase, with translation MKRFILAIDQSTTSTKCLLFDETGSLIQRVDRRHRTIRRDPGFVEHDALEIAAIAEEGITRLLGEVPGEIAAIALSVQTGAFVLWDRTTGEPICPMVGWQDTRGESVLRRLDRSYLSALERAGYAPSGRTIPTKLLWLREQVPRFDERARSGELLFGTVDSWLAWRLSGGGRHVCNACNASITRLYDPAAGEWNHELLELLGIPPVILPRVIQDDGLFGTFETAGWRIPVTGVMGDSAAALFAQGCFHPGDVKVTYGTGASYLLNIGGTPLPPPPGISLNIAWSTEFSRVFVWEGTVAYAGAALSWLSDSLCLPVAADDSERGASRLAAALPDNGGVYFVPAFNGLGAPCFDSDARGCICGITPATGVAHLARAALESAAYQVRDIAQYLADYGGAPLPKSIAADGGGCANRFEMQFQADVLDARVVCGCVEESSAQGAAYMAGLAVGLWSRPEEFLAERKTGAVYCPAMEPQTRERTLQGWRRAVQRTRDNKRETED, from the coding sequence ATGAAACGCTTTATCTTGGCCATCGACCAGAGTACAACATCCACAAAATGCCTGCTGTTTGATGAGACGGGCTCTCTGATTCAGCGCGTGGACCGGCGCCACCGAACGATTCGGCGCGACCCCGGCTTTGTTGAACACGACGCCCTGGAGATCGCGGCGATTGCCGAAGAGGGAATCACACGGCTGCTCGGCGAAGTTCCCGGCGAAATTGCGGCGATTGCCCTGTCGGTTCAAACGGGTGCGTTTGTCCTGTGGGACAGAACGACGGGTGAGCCGATCTGCCCCATGGTGGGCTGGCAGGACACACGCGGCGAGTCGGTTCTGCGCCGGCTTGACCGTTCGTATCTGTCCGCTCTCGAGCGGGCGGGCTATGCGCCGTCGGGCCGGACCATTCCGACAAAGCTGCTGTGGCTGCGCGAGCAGGTGCCGCGGTTTGATGAGCGTGCCCGCAGCGGGGAGCTGCTCTTCGGCACGGTGGACAGCTGGCTTGCCTGGCGGCTGTCGGGGGGCGGGAGACATGTCTGCAACGCGTGCAATGCAAGCATCACACGACTCTACGACCCGGCGGCAGGCGAGTGGAATCACGAGCTTTTGGAGCTTCTGGGAATTCCGCCGGTCATACTGCCCCGGGTGATTCAGGACGACGGGCTCTTTGGCACCTTTGAGACTGCGGGATGGAGGATTCCCGTCACGGGCGTTATGGGCGACAGCGCGGCGGCGCTCTTTGCGCAGGGCTGTTTTCATCCGGGCGATGTGAAAGTGACCTACGGCACAGGGGCGTCCTATCTTCTCAATATTGGCGGCACACCGCTGCCCCCGCCGCCCGGCATCAGCCTCAACATCGCCTGGAGCACGGAGTTCTCAAGGGTCTTTGTCTGGGAGGGAACGGTTGCCTATGCGGGAGCGGCGCTGTCGTGGCTGTCCGACAGCCTCTGTCTGCCCGTCGCGGCGGACGACTCCGAGCGGGGCGCCTCACGCCTCGCCGCCGCTCTGCCGGACAACGGCGGGGTCTACTTTGTGCCCGCATTCAACGGCCTTGGCGCGCCCTGCTTTGATTCCGACGCACGCGGATGCATCTGTGGAATCACGCCTGCAACAGGAGTTGCCCATCTGGCGCGCGCCGCACTCGAGAGCGCGGCCTATCAGGTCCGCGACATTGCGCAGTATCTCGCCGACTATGGAGGCGCTCCGCTTCCGAAGAGCATTGCGGCTGACGGAGGCGGCTGTGCCAACCGCTTTGAGATGCAGTTTCAGGCTGATGTCCTTGATGCACGGGTAGTGTGCGGCTGTGTTGAGGAGAGCTCGGCCCAGGGGGCGGCCTATATGGCAGGCCTCGCGGTGGGGCTCTGGAGCCGGCCTGAGGAGTTCTTGGCAGAGCGAAAGACGGGAGCCGTCTACTGCCCCGCGATGGAGCCGCAGACAAGGGAGAGGACCCTGCAGGGTTGGAGACGGGCCGTTCAAAGGACCCGTGACAATAAAAGGGAAACGGAGGACTGA
- a CDS encoding cyclase family protein: MIFREDQIVSLSHSLLDNGKENFPYEVECLGRKDKDWYIECVCKLGSHCGTHVEVPYHHDRHGADVMSYPVQDLIGECVVLNCEGKAPGEAITAEDLKQYADRIRPGDIVFLHTGYDRYFREENWQPYPYVSMDALEFLLSNDIKVLGTDASGVEIVDGYSPTGRMKELYGEPIHVTCFQNHVAIVESLTNLGEIENERTTVFILPVPAEHMDAFPCQIIAVRGL; this comes from the coding sequence ATGATTTTTCGTGAAGATCAGATTGTCAGTCTGAGTCATTCTCTGCTGGACAATGGAAAGGAGAACTTTCCCTACGAGGTGGAGTGCCTCGGCCGAAAGGACAAGGACTGGTATATCGAATGTGTCTGCAAACTCGGCTCCCACTGCGGGACCCATGTGGAGGTACCCTACCACCACGACCGGCACGGCGCAGACGTCATGAGCTATCCTGTGCAGGATCTCATCGGTGAGTGCGTGGTCTTGAACTGTGAGGGAAAGGCGCCGGGTGAAGCCATCACCGCCGAGGACTTAAAACAGTATGCCGACCGGATCCGCCCGGGCGATATCGTCTTTCTCCACACAGGCTACGACCGGTACTTCCGCGAGGAGAACTGGCAGCCGTATCCCTATGTCTCTATGGATGCGCTGGAATTTTTGCTGAGCAATGACATCAAGGTGCTGGGCACAGACGCCTCGGGCGTCGAGATTGTGGACGGCTACTCTCCCACGGGGAGAATGAAAGAGCTCTACGGTGAACCCATCCATGTGACCTGCTTTCAAAACCACGTCGCCATTGTGGAATCTCTGACCAATCTCGGCGAGATCGAGAATGAGCGTACCACCGTGTTTATTCTGCCGGTGCCCGCCGAGCACATGGATGCCTTTCCCTGTCAGATCATCGCCGTTCGCGGCCTGTAA